The window CTTTTCATCTTCTTTTTTGTCATCCGCTGGAACAGCACCTTCTATTTTTGTAGCATCAGTTCTATTTTGTTCTTCTTTCACCTTTTCTTCCTCCTTCTCATCAACTATCCTTGGGAAAAGCGGCCCAGCCCTTTTTACTTTTGTACCTTCTTTAATCAGCCCAAAAGTTGCCGCTGACTCCCAAGATGTTATCTCAGGATTTTCTTCTTTTGAAATTCCAAGCTGAGAAAGCATCTTCGGTGTTGTCTGCGGCATAAATGGTTCTATCAATATTGCAACAATTCTCAAAACCTCTGCTAAGTTGTACAAAACTGTTTTTAAGCGCGGATACTTAGATTTGTCCCTGCCAAGCATCCACGGCATTGTCTCGTCTATATACTTGTTCGCCCTTGCAATCAGCTTCCAGATTTCTATCAAGGCATTTGAAAATTGAAGCTCATCAAGGCATTTGCATACTTTTTCGTATACTTCTTTTGACAAGGTTATCAGTTCATTATCAAGATCTTCTTTTTCTTCAGGGAAATAGATAACTCCGTCAAAGTACTTTTCAATCATTGCAACTGTTCTTGACAAAAGATTTCCAAGGTCGTTTGCAAGGTCGCTATTGTGCCTTGTCTTTAGCGCATCTTCTGAAAAGTGACCGTCAGCACCAAACGGAATCTCTCTTAAGAGGAAATATCTTAGGCTATCAACTCCATACTTTTGCGCAAGTATTACTGGGTCCACTACATTCCCTTTTGACTTTGACATCTTGCCACCTTCTAAAAGTAGCCAGCCATGACCAAACACCATCTTAGGAAGTGGAAGGCCCAGTGCCATCAGCATTGCCGGCCAGATTATTGTGTGGAATCTTACAATTTCTTTTCCAACAAGGTGAACATCTGCCGGCCAGTATTTTTTGAACTTGCTGTCATCCTCGCTCATATACCCCAGTGCTGTTATATAGTTTGAAAGTGCGTCTATCCAAACATAGATTACATGTTTTGGGTCAAATGGCACAGGAATTCCCCACTTTAAAGTTGTTCTTGAAACGCATATATCCTCAAGGCCGGGCTTAATAAAATTGTTTATCATCTCGTTTGCACGCGACTGCGGAACTATGAAGTCAGGATGTTCTTCAATGTATTTTACAAGTGCATCTTGGTATTTTGAAAGCCTGAAAAAGTAGCTCTCTTCTCTCGCCCTTTCAACAGGCCTGCCGCAGTCAGGACACTTGCCATCAACAAGCTGTCTGTCAAGCCAGAATGACTCACACGGTGTGCAGTACCAGCCTTCATATTCGCTCTTGTAGATATCGCCCTGCTCATAAAGCTTTGTAAATATCTTCTGGACAACCTTCTTGTGGCGCTCTTCTGTTGTTCTTATAAAGTCATCGTATGAGATGTTCATAAGCTTCCAAAGGTCTTTTATTGACGCAACTATTTCATCAACATACTCTTGAGGAGTCTTGCCAACCTCTTGGGCTTTCCTTTCTATCTTTTGTCCATGCTCATCTGTGCCTGTCAGAAAAAATACGTCATACCCTCTGAGTCTTTTGTATCTTGCGATGGTGTCTGCAGCAACTGTGCAGTATGTGTGACCTATGTGAAGCTTATCAGATGGATAGTATATAGGCGTTGTTATATAAAATTTTGGTTTTTCCATAAACAATTTTCCTCCCCTTTTTAAAAACTTTTCTAAAATTTAGAATATA is drawn from Caldicellulosiruptor naganoensis and contains these coding sequences:
- the metG gene encoding methionine--tRNA ligase, which codes for MEKPKFYITTPIYYPSDKLHIGHTYCTVAADTIARYKRLRGYDVFFLTGTDEHGQKIERKAQEVGKTPQEYVDEIVASIKDLWKLMNISYDDFIRTTEERHKKVVQKIFTKLYEQGDIYKSEYEGWYCTPCESFWLDRQLVDGKCPDCGRPVERAREESYFFRLSKYQDALVKYIEEHPDFIVPQSRANEMINNFIKPGLEDICVSRTTLKWGIPVPFDPKHVIYVWIDALSNYITALGYMSEDDSKFKKYWPADVHLVGKEIVRFHTIIWPAMLMALGLPLPKMVFGHGWLLLEGGKMSKSKGNVVDPVILAQKYGVDSLRYFLLREIPFGADGHFSEDALKTRHNSDLANDLGNLLSRTVAMIEKYFDGVIYFPEEKEDLDNELITLSKEVYEKVCKCLDELQFSNALIEIWKLIARANKYIDETMPWMLGRDKSKYPRLKTVLYNLAEVLRIVAILIEPFMPQTTPKMLSQLGISKEENPEITSWESAATFGLIKEGTKVKRAGPLFPRIVDEKEEEKVKEEQNRTDATKIEGAVPADDKKEDEKKEYISIEDFAKIELKVAKILEAEKIEGADKLLKLIVDLGDEKRQIVAGIAKHYSPEELVGKKIVVVANLKPAKLRGVESQGMLLAASIDDDLCLITPEKDIKEGAKVK